One window of Biomphalaria glabrata chromosome 6, xgBioGlab47.1, whole genome shotgun sequence genomic DNA carries:
- the LOC106060507 gene encoding uncharacterized protein LOC106060507 isoform X2, producing the protein MSSFQFLLFFSFFQLMIHKVNSSYCNTTNATSLTPYGQPCSSSLNCITSYCLSSLCLCPSGTYFDQCSLTCQVRCNATFQSSSIRSGIISGVDYPYNFEPYSCTWTIQPYWSSQYVTFTLTDVHLLGFGCSYGSIEIYSSSTRLYSICSSSLSERFFVTFSTTLRIVVTLRYSGYRGFQGRYSIHDNVSSRNDRSGIIANVGYPWLYTSGTLTTWNIIAQPDHIVTLNISSVGYSYLYINGGNGNVLVSYPTTVVSTRNSLLVNSLNQYNTGFFYATYMTHGKFYNEVCASTNQCDFGLVCSGSRCACSSNEYYDQSSKTCLLKKSHGDTCSTSVSGMCMTYLTCRLDRYSVYRCLCSSYTYVYLNTCLSDNNLIASVSTDSLIATNFIFVKLNSSVQVTVTYNVSWTSHLNPTDRGYNMTSSRDVYAAPLTPATDYTFIITTILPADNYYQTKSYQNSYNMATRRLYDNACSTTSQCDERLECVNGKCGCQSHSFYNTATQTCQNSLSHGQTCSPSVSRMCQTHLTCRLDRYNSYRCLCSTITHFYLGSCLLDSNLIVYDSSDSVVEPKFMYLKMNNSAQFSVMYNVSWISVLNASDRGYNTTSSRDVYLSPLTPATDYNITIASTLPSDSYYFVKFIRNTILKATKSSYGYLCTMTILCEKGLDCVNGLCGCLSDFYYNEPSKSCQKKLHYGYDCNATKECQDSLSCTGGRCKCLTGQYYHTNNRSCYSFKLYGMQCDATIRDMCKDPDFVCTSDAHGLSRCLCSFNTFYDGFTCSHNLVSEMELSINQVNLTFHKAFGLRSFNLSWSATGNSHDYGSQFINGNLISIQKLTPGQQYIFTVATSLTSESEYENNKTLQSRFSLVTYPASPGKLWLERSQLNKSPYILKFNQSQGVVNSYQVTIKTVNLMHEVIIRRVTNPEVITFDLYPNTQYIYEIIAYNMLGNQSAATTGNFMITADSPTQAQVRFKS; encoded by the exons ATGTCCTCGTTTCagtttttattgttcttttcattctttcaaTTAATG ATACATAAAGTTAATAGTAGTTATTGCAATACAACCAATGCGACATCTTTAACGCCGTATGGTCAACCTTGTTCAAGCTCTTTGAATTGCATAACATCTTACTGTTTAAGCAGCCTGTGCCTTTGTCCATCGGGTACTTACTTTGACCAGTGCAGTCTAACTTGTCAAGTCA GATGCAATGCAACTTTTCAGTCATCGAGCATTAGAAGTGGAATCATTTCAGGAGTAGATTATCCATACAACTTTGAACCATATTCCTGTACTTGGACCATACAACCATATTGGAGCAGCCAATATGTCACTTTTac GCTTACAGACGTACATCTGCTAGGCTTTGGCTGTAGCTATGGAAGCATAGAAATATATTCTTCCTCTACCCGTCTTTACTCTATCTGTAGCTCGTCTCTGTCGGAAAGATTTTTCGTCACTTTCTCGACTACGCTACGAATTGTCGTAACACTGAGGTACAGCGGATATAGAGGTTTCCAAGGACGCTATTCCATCCATG ATAACGTGTCAAGTCGCAATGACAGATCTGGTATCATTGCTAATGTTGGCTATCCTTGGTTATATACTTCTGGCACTCTGACCACATGGAACATTATTGCCCAACCAGACCACATTGTAACATTGaa taTAAGTTCAGTGGGTTATTCATATTTGTATATAAATGGTGGAAATGGAAATGTATTAGTAAGCTATCCAACAACTGTGGTTTCCACAAGAAACTCCCTTCTGGTTAACTCTTTGAATCAATACAACACAGGATTTTTTTATGCCACCTACATGACTCATG gAAAATTTTATAATGAAGTCTGCGCCTCAACAAATCAATGTGATTTTGGGTTGGTCTGTTCTGGCAGTAGATGTGCATGCTCATCTAATGAATATTACGACCAGTCCTCCAAGACTTGTCTGttaa AAAAATCTCATGGCGATACATGTTCAACAAGCGTTTCTGGAATGTGCATGACATACCTGACTTGCAGGCTTGACCGATACAGTGTTTACAGGTGTCTCTGCTCATCGTACACGtatgtttatttaaatacctGTCTATCAG aCAACAATTTAATTGCATCTGTTTCAACTGATTCTCTTATTGCAACAAATTTTATCTTTGTAAAGTTGAACAGTTCTGTCCAGGTCACAGTGACTTACAATGTTTCGTGGACATCACATCTGAATCCTACTGACAGAGGTTACAACATGACCAGTTCACGTGACGTTTATGCTGCGCCTCTCACTCCTGCTACTGACTACACCTTTATCATAACAACCATTTTACCAGCAGATAACTATTACCAGACCAAATCTTATCAAAACTCATATAATATGGCTACAa gAAGACTATATGACAATGCATGTTCAACAACATCACAGTGCGATGAACGACTTGAATGTGTCAATGGCAAATGtggctgtcagagtcactcattTTACAACACAGCTACACAGACGTGTCAAAACA GTCTATCTCACGGGCAGACCTGCTCACCAAGTGTTTCACGCATGTGCCAGACCCATCTTACTTGCAGATTAGATCGGTATAATTCTTACAGGTGTTTGTGCTCAACAATCACACATTTTTATTTGGGCTCTTGTTTATTGG ATAGCAACTTGATTGTTTATGATTCCAGCGATTCTGTAGTTGAGCCAAAGTTTATGTATTTAAAGATGAACAATTCTGCCCAGTTCAGCGTGATGTATAATGTGTCATGGATATCTGTTCTCAATGCCTCTGACAGGGGATACAACACCACCAGCTCAAGAGATGTTTATCTTTCCCCTCTCACACCTGCCACTGATTATAATATCACCATCGCCAGCACTCTACCATCAGACAGCTACTACTTTGTTAAATTTATAAGAAATACAATTCTTAAAGCTACTA AGAGTTCTTATGGCTATCTATGCACAATGACTATACTATGTGAGAAGGGACTGGACTGTGTGAATGGATTATGTGGTTGTCTAAGTGACTTCTACTACAATGAACCTTCAAAATCATGTCAGAAAA AACTACACTACGGTTATGATTGCAATGCTACCAAAGAATGTCAAGACAGCCTTAGTTGCACAGGTGgaagatgtaaatgtttaactgGACAATACTATCATACTAACAACCGTTCTTGCTATTCTT TTAAACTTTATGGTATGCAGTGTGATGCAACCATTCGAGACATGTGCAAAGATCCAGACTTTGTATGTACTTCAGACGCTCATGGACTGTCCAGATGTCTTTGCTCATTTAACACTTTCTATGATGGTTTTACCTGCTCGCATA ATCTTGTAAGTGAAATGGAACTGTCAATCAATCAAGTCAATTTGACATTTCATAAAGCCTTTGGGCTGAGAAGCTTCAATTTGAGTTGGAGTGCTACTGGAAACAGTCATGATTATGGGTCACAGTTTATCAATGGGAATCTTATCAGTATACAGAAACTGACCCCTGGTCAACAATACATCTTCACAGTAGCTACTAGCTTAACTTCAGAAAGTGAAtatgaaaataacaaaactCTACAGTCAAGGTTTTCTCTTGTTACAT ATCCAGCCAGTCCTGGTAAACTCTGGCTAGAGAGAAGTCAGTTAAACAAATCTCCTTATATCTTGAAATTCAACCAGTCACAAGGTGTTGTCAACAGTTATCAAGTCACTATCAAAACAGTGAACCTGATGCATGAAGTAATTATCCGCAGAGTCACTAACCCAGAAGTGATTACTTTTGATCTGTATCCTAACACCCAATACATCTATGAGATTATTGCTTACAATATGCTGGGAAATCAGAGTGCTGCCACTACAGGAAATTTCATGATCACAGCAG ATTCGCCAACGCAAGCCCAAGTTAGGTTTAAG TCCTAA
- the LOC106060507 gene encoding uncharacterized protein LOC106060507 isoform X1, translated as MSSFQFLLFFSFFQLMIHKVNSSYCNTTNATSLTPYGQPCSSSLNCITSYCLSSLCLCPSGTYFDQCSLTCQVRCNATFQSSSIRSGIISGVDYPYNFEPYSCTWTIQPYWSSQYVTFTLTDVHLLGFGCSYGSIEIYSSSTRLYSICSSSLSERFFVTFSTTLRIVVTLRYSGYRGFQGRYSIHDNVSSRNDRSGIIANVGYPWLYTSGTLTTWNIIAQPDHIVTLNISSVGYSYLYINGGNGNVLVSYPTTVVSTRNSLLVNSLNQYNTGFFYATYMTHGKFYNEVCASTNQCDFGLVCSGSRCACSSNEYYDQSSKTCLLKKSHGDTCSTSVSGMCMTYLTCRLDRYSVYRCLCSSYTYVYLNTCLSDNNLIASVSTDSLIATNFIFVKLNSSVQVTVTYNVSWTSHLNPTDRGYNMTSSRDVYAAPLTPATDYTFIITTILPADNYYQTKSYQNSYNMATRRLYDNACSTTSQCDERLECVNGKCGCQSHSFYNTATQTCQNSLSHGQTCSPSVSRMCQTHLTCRLDRYNSYRCLCSTITHFYLGSCLLDSNLIVYDSSDSVVEPKFMYLKMNNSAQFSVMYNVSWISVLNASDRGYNTTSSRDVYLSPLTPATDYNITIASTLPSDSYYFVKFIRNTILKATKSSYGYLCTMTILCEKGLDCVNGLCGCLSDFYYNEPSKSCQKKLHYGYDCNATKECQDSLSCTGGRCKCLTGQYYHTNNRSCYSFKLYGMQCDATIRDMCKDPDFVCTSDAHGLSRCLCSFNTFYDGFTCSHNLVSEMELSINQVNLTFHKAFGLRSFNLSWSATGNSHDYGSQFINGNLISIQKLTPGQQYIFTVATSLTSESEYENNKTLQSRFSLVTYPASPGKLWLERSQLNKSPYILKFNQSQGVVNSYQVTIKTVNLMHEVIIRRVTNPEVITFDLYPNTQYIYEIIAYNMLGNQSAATTGNFMITAADDDEGNSSKDFLTPLIVLVSIGWVIALAACVTILIVCLKIRQRKPKLGLSPKDSTASELSATRSTRGRSRSIIFEDVMVNDYNSFPQNVQLETVNNNEDNTSQIAKEDTDPPNNSVYVNACIKPNILASNNIYDVIGDINPALRLNTN; from the exons ATGTCCTCGTTTCagtttttattgttcttttcattctttcaaTTAATG ATACATAAAGTTAATAGTAGTTATTGCAATACAACCAATGCGACATCTTTAACGCCGTATGGTCAACCTTGTTCAAGCTCTTTGAATTGCATAACATCTTACTGTTTAAGCAGCCTGTGCCTTTGTCCATCGGGTACTTACTTTGACCAGTGCAGTCTAACTTGTCAAGTCA GATGCAATGCAACTTTTCAGTCATCGAGCATTAGAAGTGGAATCATTTCAGGAGTAGATTATCCATACAACTTTGAACCATATTCCTGTACTTGGACCATACAACCATATTGGAGCAGCCAATATGTCACTTTTac GCTTACAGACGTACATCTGCTAGGCTTTGGCTGTAGCTATGGAAGCATAGAAATATATTCTTCCTCTACCCGTCTTTACTCTATCTGTAGCTCGTCTCTGTCGGAAAGATTTTTCGTCACTTTCTCGACTACGCTACGAATTGTCGTAACACTGAGGTACAGCGGATATAGAGGTTTCCAAGGACGCTATTCCATCCATG ATAACGTGTCAAGTCGCAATGACAGATCTGGTATCATTGCTAATGTTGGCTATCCTTGGTTATATACTTCTGGCACTCTGACCACATGGAACATTATTGCCCAACCAGACCACATTGTAACATTGaa taTAAGTTCAGTGGGTTATTCATATTTGTATATAAATGGTGGAAATGGAAATGTATTAGTAAGCTATCCAACAACTGTGGTTTCCACAAGAAACTCCCTTCTGGTTAACTCTTTGAATCAATACAACACAGGATTTTTTTATGCCACCTACATGACTCATG gAAAATTTTATAATGAAGTCTGCGCCTCAACAAATCAATGTGATTTTGGGTTGGTCTGTTCTGGCAGTAGATGTGCATGCTCATCTAATGAATATTACGACCAGTCCTCCAAGACTTGTCTGttaa AAAAATCTCATGGCGATACATGTTCAACAAGCGTTTCTGGAATGTGCATGACATACCTGACTTGCAGGCTTGACCGATACAGTGTTTACAGGTGTCTCTGCTCATCGTACACGtatgtttatttaaatacctGTCTATCAG aCAACAATTTAATTGCATCTGTTTCAACTGATTCTCTTATTGCAACAAATTTTATCTTTGTAAAGTTGAACAGTTCTGTCCAGGTCACAGTGACTTACAATGTTTCGTGGACATCACATCTGAATCCTACTGACAGAGGTTACAACATGACCAGTTCACGTGACGTTTATGCTGCGCCTCTCACTCCTGCTACTGACTACACCTTTATCATAACAACCATTTTACCAGCAGATAACTATTACCAGACCAAATCTTATCAAAACTCATATAATATGGCTACAa gAAGACTATATGACAATGCATGTTCAACAACATCACAGTGCGATGAACGACTTGAATGTGTCAATGGCAAATGtggctgtcagagtcactcattTTACAACACAGCTACACAGACGTGTCAAAACA GTCTATCTCACGGGCAGACCTGCTCACCAAGTGTTTCACGCATGTGCCAGACCCATCTTACTTGCAGATTAGATCGGTATAATTCTTACAGGTGTTTGTGCTCAACAATCACACATTTTTATTTGGGCTCTTGTTTATTGG ATAGCAACTTGATTGTTTATGATTCCAGCGATTCTGTAGTTGAGCCAAAGTTTATGTATTTAAAGATGAACAATTCTGCCCAGTTCAGCGTGATGTATAATGTGTCATGGATATCTGTTCTCAATGCCTCTGACAGGGGATACAACACCACCAGCTCAAGAGATGTTTATCTTTCCCCTCTCACACCTGCCACTGATTATAATATCACCATCGCCAGCACTCTACCATCAGACAGCTACTACTTTGTTAAATTTATAAGAAATACAATTCTTAAAGCTACTA AGAGTTCTTATGGCTATCTATGCACAATGACTATACTATGTGAGAAGGGACTGGACTGTGTGAATGGATTATGTGGTTGTCTAAGTGACTTCTACTACAATGAACCTTCAAAATCATGTCAGAAAA AACTACACTACGGTTATGATTGCAATGCTACCAAAGAATGTCAAGACAGCCTTAGTTGCACAGGTGgaagatgtaaatgtttaactgGACAATACTATCATACTAACAACCGTTCTTGCTATTCTT TTAAACTTTATGGTATGCAGTGTGATGCAACCATTCGAGACATGTGCAAAGATCCAGACTTTGTATGTACTTCAGACGCTCATGGACTGTCCAGATGTCTTTGCTCATTTAACACTTTCTATGATGGTTTTACCTGCTCGCATA ATCTTGTAAGTGAAATGGAACTGTCAATCAATCAAGTCAATTTGACATTTCATAAAGCCTTTGGGCTGAGAAGCTTCAATTTGAGTTGGAGTGCTACTGGAAACAGTCATGATTATGGGTCACAGTTTATCAATGGGAATCTTATCAGTATACAGAAACTGACCCCTGGTCAACAATACATCTTCACAGTAGCTACTAGCTTAACTTCAGAAAGTGAAtatgaaaataacaaaactCTACAGTCAAGGTTTTCTCTTGTTACAT ATCCAGCCAGTCCTGGTAAACTCTGGCTAGAGAGAAGTCAGTTAAACAAATCTCCTTATATCTTGAAATTCAACCAGTCACAAGGTGTTGTCAACAGTTATCAAGTCACTATCAAAACAGTGAACCTGATGCATGAAGTAATTATCCGCAGAGTCACTAACCCAGAAGTGATTACTTTTGATCTGTATCCTAACACCCAATACATCTATGAGATTATTGCTTACAATATGCTGGGAAATCAGAGTGCTGCCACTACAGGAAATTTCATGATCACAGCAG CTGATGATGATGAAGGTAACAGTAGTAAGGATTTTTTAACACCCTTAATTGTCCTGGTCAGCATTGGCTGGGTCATTGCACTGGCTGCTTGTGTAACTATATTAATTGTCTGTTTAAAGATTCGCCAACGCAAGCCCAAGTTAGGTTTAAG TCCTAAAGACAGTACAGCAAGTGAACTTTCAgcaactagatctactagaggAAGGAGCCGCAGTATAATATTTGAAGATGTGATGGTCAATGATTACAATTCATTCCCGCAAAATGTGCAACTTGAAACAGTAAACAACAATG aagaCAATACTTCCCAAATAGCCAAGGAAGACACAGATCCTCCAAACAATTCAGTTTATGTCAATGCTTGTATCAAGCCTAACATCCTAGCATCTAACAATATTTACGATGTCATTGGAGATATTAATCCTGCATTGAGGTTAAATACTAATTAA